A single Micromonospora luteifusca DNA region contains:
- a CDS encoding glycoside hydrolase family 65 protein, producing the protein MIRERAYPVEPWHVREIRLDMDVLAQSESVFALSNGHVGLRGNLDEGEPHGLPGTYLNSFYELRPLPYAEAGYGFPESGQTIVNVTNGKLIRLLVDDEPLDVRYGELLAHERILDMRAGTLHRELHWRSPAGREVKVRSTRLVSFTQRSVAAISYEVEAVDGPLRLIVQSELVANESLPAQSKDPRVAAVLESPLQAEEELTTPDGGQLIHRTKVSGLRVAAAMEHEVHGPDHTTIESEGYQDWVRTTIACVLQPGEKLRVVKYLTYSWSSRRSLPALRDQVGAALAGARLDGWDGLHREQRNYLDAFWDAADVLVEGDPEVQQAVRFGLFHVLQAGARAEQRPISAKGLTGPGYDGHAFWDTEMFVLPVLTYTQPSAVRSALQWRHSTLESAKERAETLNLRGAAFPWRTIEGPESSGYWPAGTAAFHIAADIADAIRRYVMVTGDAQFEREVGLELLVETARLWRSIGHHDRHGQFHIDGVTGPDEYTAVKNDNIYTNLMAQRNLLAAADVVMRYRDEAFHLGVTDEEAASWRDAATSMHVPYDEELDVHQQVEGFTRLQEWDFPHTPAEKYPLLLHYPYFELYRKQVVKQADLVLAMHWRGDAFTPEQKVRNFLYYERRTVRDSSLSACTQAVLAAEVGHPELAHTYLREAALMDLHDLNENTRDGVHMASLAGAWLALVSGFGGLRDHHGELSFAPRLSSRLNRLEFSLQWRGLSLRVDVRPHQTTYSLRHGGPDDVVELRHHDQVLRVSCDEPVTVPVPPAEPSGPLPEQPPGRSPLLRLPERVDEQ; encoded by the coding sequence GTGATCCGGGAACGGGCCTATCCGGTCGAGCCGTGGCACGTCCGCGAGATCCGGCTGGACATGGACGTGCTGGCGCAGTCGGAGTCCGTCTTCGCGCTCTCCAACGGGCACGTCGGGCTGCGGGGCAACCTCGACGAGGGTGAACCGCACGGCCTGCCGGGCACCTACCTCAACTCGTTCTACGAGCTGCGTCCGCTGCCGTACGCGGAGGCGGGCTACGGCTTTCCCGAGTCCGGGCAGACCATCGTCAACGTCACCAACGGCAAACTGATCCGCCTGCTCGTCGACGACGAACCGCTCGACGTGCGCTACGGGGAGCTGCTGGCCCACGAGCGGATCCTCGACATGCGGGCCGGCACCCTCCACCGGGAGCTGCACTGGCGCTCGCCCGCCGGCCGAGAGGTCAAGGTCCGCAGCACCCGACTGGTCTCGTTCACCCAGCGGTCGGTCGCCGCCATCAGCTACGAGGTGGAGGCCGTCGACGGCCCGCTGCGGCTGATCGTGCAGTCCGAGTTGGTGGCCAACGAGTCGCTGCCCGCGCAGAGCAAGGACCCCAGGGTCGCGGCGGTGCTCGAGTCACCCTTGCAGGCCGAGGAGGAGTTGACCACCCCGGACGGCGGGCAACTGATCCACCGCACCAAGGTCTCCGGTCTGCGGGTCGCCGCGGCGATGGAGCACGAGGTGCACGGCCCCGACCACACCACCATCGAGTCCGAGGGATACCAGGACTGGGTACGCACCACGATCGCCTGCGTGCTCCAACCCGGCGAGAAGCTGCGGGTGGTCAAGTACCTGACGTACAGCTGGTCGAGCAGGCGGTCGCTGCCCGCCCTGCGCGATCAGGTGGGTGCGGCGCTCGCCGGCGCCCGGTTGGACGGCTGGGACGGGTTGCACCGGGAGCAGCGCAACTACCTCGACGCGTTCTGGGATGCGGCCGACGTGCTGGTCGAGGGTGATCCGGAGGTGCAGCAGGCGGTCCGGTTCGGTCTCTTCCACGTGCTCCAGGCCGGCGCCCGGGCCGAGCAGCGGCCCATCTCGGCGAAGGGGCTGACCGGCCCCGGCTACGACGGGCACGCATTCTGGGACACCGAGATGTTCGTCCTGCCGGTGCTCACGTACACCCAGCCGAGTGCGGTGCGCAGCGCGTTGCAGTGGCGGCACAGCACGCTGGAATCGGCGAAGGAACGGGCCGAAACGCTCAACCTCAGAGGTGCCGCATTTCCCTGGCGAACCATCGAAGGGCCGGAATCCTCCGGATACTGGCCGGCCGGCACGGCGGCCTTCCACATCGCCGCCGACATCGCCGACGCCATCCGCCGCTACGTCATGGTCACCGGAGACGCCCAGTTCGAGCGGGAGGTCGGGCTGGAACTGCTGGTGGAGACCGCCCGACTGTGGCGCTCGATCGGCCACCACGACCGGCACGGGCAGTTCCACATCGACGGCGTTACCGGTCCGGACGAATACACCGCCGTGAAGAACGACAACATCTACACCAACCTGATGGCGCAGCGGAACCTGCTCGCTGCCGCCGACGTGGTGATGCGCTACCGGGACGAGGCGTTCCACCTCGGGGTCACCGACGAGGAGGCGGCCAGTTGGCGGGACGCCGCGACGTCCATGCACGTCCCGTACGACGAGGAGCTCGACGTCCACCAGCAGGTGGAGGGCTTCACCCGCCTCCAGGAATGGGACTTCCCGCACACACCGGCGGAAAAGTACCCGCTGCTGCTGCACTACCCCTACTTCGAGCTGTACCGCAAGCAGGTGGTCAAACAGGCCGACCTGGTCCTCGCCATGCACTGGCGAGGGGACGCGTTCACCCCCGAGCAGAAGGTGCGCAACTTCCTCTACTACGAGCGCCGCACCGTACGCGACTCGTCGTTGTCGGCCTGCACCCAGGCAGTGCTCGCCGCCGAAGTGGGTCACCCGGAGTTGGCGCACACCTACCTGCGCGAGGCCGCGCTGATGGACCTGCACGACCTCAACGAGAACACCCGCGACGGCGTGCACATGGCGTCGTTGGCTGGCGCGTGGCTCGCCCTGGTCAGTGGGTTCGGCGGTCTGCGGGACCACCACGGTGAGCTGTCCTTCGCGCCCCGACTGTCCAGCCGGCTCAACCGGCTGGAGTTCTCACTGCAGTGGCGCGGACTGTCGTTGCGGGTGGATGTCCGGCCGCACCAGACGACGTACTCGCTGCGTCATGGCGGCCCCGACGACGTGGTGGAACTACGCCACCATGATCAGGTGCTGCGGGTCAGCTGCGACGAGCCGGTGACCGTGCCGGTGCCGCCGGCCGAGCCGTCCGGCCCTCTGCCCGAACAGCCACCGGGCAGGTCACCGCTGCTGCGGTTGCCCGAACGCGTCGACGAGCAGTGA
- a CDS encoding dienelactone hydrolase family protein: MDEQRSSTVTIQVGDAQLPADLMLPAQPSGVVLFAHGSGSSRHSPRNVAVARTLNGRGLGTVLVDLLSPIEDEVDARTAELRFDIGLLASRLAGIVDWLAVERPAGDVPIGLFGASTGAAAALVAAASRADRVGAVVSRGGRPDLAGDALAQVRTPTLLLVGGLDEEVITLNKRALAELGEVGELRVVPGATHLFEEPGTLEQVADEAGTWFTTHLS, translated from the coding sequence ATGGACGAGCAGCGCAGCAGTACGGTGACCATCCAGGTCGGGGACGCTCAACTCCCCGCCGATCTGATGCTGCCCGCTCAGCCGAGCGGTGTGGTGCTCTTCGCGCACGGTAGCGGCAGCTCGCGGCACAGCCCCCGCAACGTGGCGGTGGCCCGCACGCTGAACGGCAGAGGGCTCGGCACGGTGCTGGTGGACCTGCTCAGCCCGATCGAGGACGAGGTCGACGCCCGCACCGCCGAGCTGCGGTTCGACATCGGCCTGCTGGCCAGCCGGCTGGCCGGGATCGTTGACTGGTTGGCGGTGGAGCGTCCCGCCGGTGACGTTCCGATCGGTCTGTTCGGGGCCAGCACGGGGGCCGCTGCGGCCCTGGTCGCGGCGGCGTCCCGGGCGGATCGGGTGGGTGCCGTGGTCAGCCGGGGCGGTCGGCCGGACCTCGCCGGAGACGCGCTGGCGCAGGTGCGTACCCCGACGTTGCTGCTGGTGGGCGGCCTGGACGAGGAAGTGATCACGCTCAACAAGCGTGCACTGGCTGAGCTGGGGGAGGTCGGTGAGCTGCGGGTAGTCCCCGGTGCCACCCATCTCTTCGAGGAGCCCGGCACCCTGGAGCAGGTCGCCGACGAGGCCGGTACCTGGTTCACCACCCACCTCAGCTGA
- a CDS encoding AI-2E family transporter, with amino-acid sequence MAAEGPGATTGGPGPRQTWEALPWLVRTAVLWSACLVVIVAGLYLLGRIAVLLAPLAIALAATIFLTALLDPVLLLLRRLRLPAALAALCTVLLLLGILVGVGALVWNLTASQFDQLSQELTQGVERSRDFLTSTLPVTDAQLDRLVDQARQGLSGSSPDPVAGARTATEVFGSALLALVLLFFLLKDGRSMWHWVLSRVSGPNQPVLAEAGRAGWQTLGAYSRGTMVIAAIDALGIGLALVVLGVPLALPLALITFLGGFVPIIGATVAGAVAVLVALAANGPTTALLTLAAVVAVQQIEGNLLEPLIMKRQVRLHPAVILVAVTAGTLIAGIAGAFVSVPITAVVWRIIDTVQQRRSTSALTSAG; translated from the coding sequence ATGGCGGCAGAGGGCCCCGGCGCGACGACAGGCGGCCCCGGGCCGCGCCAGACGTGGGAGGCGCTTCCCTGGCTGGTCCGGACCGCGGTGTTGTGGAGCGCCTGCCTGGTGGTGATCGTCGCCGGGTTGTACCTGCTGGGCCGGATCGCCGTCCTGCTGGCGCCGCTGGCCATCGCGTTGGCCGCCACCATCTTCCTCACTGCGCTGCTCGACCCGGTACTCCTGCTGCTGCGTCGGCTGCGCCTTCCGGCGGCGCTCGCCGCGCTCTGCACCGTACTGCTGCTGCTCGGCATCCTGGTCGGCGTCGGCGCGTTGGTGTGGAACCTGACCGCCAGTCAGTTCGACCAGCTCAGCCAGGAGTTGACGCAGGGGGTCGAGCGCAGTCGGGACTTCCTGACGTCCACGTTGCCGGTCACCGACGCACAGTTGGACCGGCTGGTCGACCAGGCCCGGCAGGGGCTGAGCGGCAGCTCTCCGGACCCGGTGGCGGGTGCCCGGACCGCCACCGAGGTGTTCGGCTCCGCACTGCTCGCCCTGGTGCTGCTCTTCTTCCTGCTCAAGGACGGCCGGTCGATGTGGCACTGGGTGCTGTCGCGGGTGTCCGGTCCGAATCAGCCCGTGCTGGCCGAGGCCGGCCGGGCGGGTTGGCAGACGTTGGGTGCGTACAGCCGAGGCACCATGGTGATCGCCGCCATCGACGCGCTCGGCATCGGGTTGGCTCTGGTGGTGCTGGGAGTGCCGCTCGCCCTACCGCTGGCGCTGATCACCTTCCTCGGGGGCTTCGTGCCGATCATCGGGGCGACGGTGGCCGGCGCGGTGGCGGTGCTGGTGGCACTGGCCGCGAACGGCCCCACCACCGCACTGCTCACCCTTGCCGCAGTGGTCGCCGTCCAGCAGATCGAGGGCAACCTGCTGGAGCCGCTGATCATGAAGCGACAGGTCCGGCTGCACCCGGCGGTGATCCTGGTGGCGGTGACCGCTGGCACGCTGATCGCGGGGATTGCCGGCGCCTTCGTCAGCGTCCCCATCACCGCCGTCGTCTGGCGCATCATCGACACCGTTCAACAGCGCCGCTCCACCTCGGCCCTCACGTCGGCAGGTTGA
- a CDS encoding FUSC family protein — protein sequence MTVVPNRQDCPAVAGVTAAMADDRSPADREVSRLDEAAKRSGRAVERVRHRSGQAGRIRARQWEVTLVISLQAGLAAAIAALLAKNLLGPGAHVFAPAAAVGTIATAIGQRARRTFALLSGVALGIIIGDTLRFILGSGPWQTGVVVALAIAAALLVAGKGGPLVGQAGGTAVLIATLAPMNRGLEVPRIFDALVGGAVGLVVVALLLPVNPIRVLDRAAAPIYTTLCEQLDELAQAIRTRDGDRTMRVLDRFRNTEDDLVRLHDALSGAEEVVTIAPARWHRREQYHRYARSADHLERLMLDSRAMARWSTTALQYGEPIPPELPDAISRLGQAVAEMRRERKYGDDPERTHRLIEQCAELAGRASASGVGSFGESLVTGLRTAASDLLRACGYEPDDANRVVRRAAGAGEAKVHPPARRQMFRARPTRGARARRRAHRAAARRRNDGRAGLPARERPAR from the coding sequence GTGACGGTGGTGCCGAACCGGCAGGATTGCCCTGCCGTCGCCGGGGTAACCGCCGCCATGGCCGACGACCGCTCACCCGCCGACCGCGAGGTTTCGCGGCTCGACGAGGCGGCCAAGCGGAGCGGCCGGGCGGTTGAACGGGTGCGGCACCGCAGCGGGCAGGCCGGGCGGATCCGGGCCCGGCAGTGGGAGGTCACCCTGGTGATCTCCCTCCAGGCCGGGCTGGCTGCGGCGATCGCCGCCCTGCTGGCCAAGAACCTGCTCGGCCCAGGAGCGCACGTCTTCGCTCCCGCTGCCGCCGTCGGTACGATCGCCACCGCCATCGGGCAGCGGGCCCGACGCACCTTCGCACTGTTGAGCGGCGTGGCCCTGGGCATCATCATCGGCGACACGCTGCGTTTCATCCTCGGCTCGGGCCCGTGGCAGACCGGCGTGGTGGTCGCGCTGGCCATCGCCGCCGCGTTGCTGGTGGCCGGGAAGGGCGGCCCACTGGTCGGTCAGGCCGGCGGTACCGCCGTGCTGATCGCCACGCTGGCCCCGATGAACAGAGGCCTGGAGGTGCCCCGGATCTTCGACGCGCTCGTCGGCGGGGCGGTCGGCCTGGTGGTGGTCGCGCTGCTGTTGCCGGTCAATCCGATTCGAGTGCTGGACCGGGCTGCGGCGCCGATCTACACGACTCTCTGTGAGCAGCTCGACGAGTTGGCGCAGGCGATCCGGACCCGCGACGGCGACCGGACGATGCGCGTCCTGGACCGCTTCCGTAACACCGAGGACGACCTCGTTCGGCTGCACGACGCGCTCAGCGGGGCGGAGGAGGTGGTGACGATCGCTCCGGCCCGTTGGCACCGCCGCGAGCAGTACCACCGGTACGCCCGCAGTGCGGATCACCTCGAACGGTTGATGCTGGACAGCCGTGCCATGGCCCGCTGGTCGACGACCGCGCTGCAGTACGGCGAGCCGATCCCGCCGGAGCTGCCGGACGCGATCAGCCGACTGGGTCAGGCAGTGGCGGAGATGCGTAGGGAGCGCAAGTACGGTGACGACCCCGAGCGCACCCACCGGTTGATCGAGCAGTGCGCCGAGTTGGCCGGGCGAGCCTCCGCGAGTGGGGTCGGCTCGTTCGGTGAGTCGCTCGTCACCGGCCTCCGTACCGCGGCCAGCGACCTGCTCCGGGCCTGTGGGTATGAACCCGACGACGCCAACCGGGTCGTGCGCCGGGCGGCCGGTGCCGGCGAGGCCAAGGTTCACCCGCCGGCACGGCGACAAATGTTCCGGGCTCGGCCGACGCGAGGCGCCCGAGCTCGGCGACGCGCGCACCGGGCTGCCGCTCGGAGGCGCAACGACGGCCGGGCCGGCCTTCCCGCGAGGGAGAGACCGGCCCGGTGA
- a CDS encoding C39 family peptidase, with product MNPIVQKSGLSVVGLLVAGGCALSPAVAAQAAPVQAAATSSSQTDRSAERILGIDYQAQPNFYYCGPAATRIALSAQGKALSQDAVANLLGTTEAGTPSALDTTRVLNELTGGKYRTTEIRDSVARPEQVEQLRRDVLAAVDAGRPVVANIKGTTVDTDGNPHSYEGGHYVTLVGYRDGGDTIRVADPADPALGEYWVSLPKVANWIAERGYSS from the coding sequence ATGAACCCGATCGTCCAGAAGAGCGGTCTGTCCGTCGTCGGCCTGCTGGTCGCCGGCGGTTGCGCCCTCAGTCCGGCGGTAGCCGCGCAGGCTGCCCCGGTGCAGGCTGCCGCGACCTCGTCGAGCCAGACCGACCGGTCCGCCGAGCGGATCCTCGGCATCGACTACCAGGCTCAGCCGAACTTCTACTACTGCGGCCCGGCCGCGACCCGGATCGCGTTGTCCGCCCAGGGCAAGGCGCTCTCCCAGGACGCGGTGGCCAATCTGTTGGGCACCACCGAGGCGGGCACCCCGTCGGCGCTGGACACCACGCGGGTGCTGAACGAGCTGACCGGCGGGAAGTACCGAACCACCGAAATTCGTGACTCGGTGGCCCGTCCCGAACAGGTCGAGCAGCTGCGCCGGGACGTGCTGGCCGCGGTCGACGCCGGGCGACCGGTGGTGGCCAACATCAAGGGCACGACGGTGGACACCGACGGCAACCCGCACTCGTACGAGGGCGGTCACTACGTCACCCTCGTCGGCTACCGGGACGGTGGCGACACCATCCGGGTCGCCGACCCGGCCGACCCGGCGCTGGGCGAGTACTGGGTGAGCCTGCCGAAGGTCGCCAACTGGATCGCCGAGCGCGGCTACTCCTCCTGA
- a CDS encoding pyridoxamine 5'-phosphate oxidase family protein, which yields MAGDHRLNVHDERVVAFCAERHLATLTTLRADGTPHVVPVGVTLDPTAGLARVITSGGSRKARQVAAAGAAGAAVAVCHVDGRRWLTIEGRAVVRTDRAAVAEAERRYAERYRTPRPNPERVVIEITVTGLLGSL from the coding sequence ATGGCGGGCGATCATCGGTTGAATGTGCACGATGAGCGTGTTGTCGCTTTCTGCGCGGAACGGCACCTCGCGACGCTGACAACGCTGCGCGCGGACGGCACCCCACACGTCGTACCGGTGGGGGTGACCCTCGACCCGACGGCCGGACTGGCCCGCGTCATCACCTCCGGCGGTTCGCGCAAGGCCCGCCAGGTGGCCGCTGCCGGCGCGGCGGGCGCGGCGGTGGCCGTGTGCCACGTGGATGGCCGCCGCTGGCTGACCATCGAGGGCCGCGCGGTCGTCCGGACGGATCGGGCCGCCGTGGCGGAGGCGGAGCGCCGCTACGCCGAGCGTTATCGGACCCCCCGTCCGAATCCGGAGCGAGTCGTCATCGAGATCACCGTGACCGGACTGCTCGGGAGCCTCTGA
- a CDS encoding YkvA family protein, giving the protein MSRQAWVLVVIAGILAIATLVGAVVLAVRVVRTRRLLTGLGAGGKVAFYGALIYTIFPVDVLPDPIYLDDMGVLAAALIYLTRLVQKRRATGSQLADQPGANPDRDRVGRRMP; this is encoded by the coding sequence ATGTCCCGACAGGCGTGGGTCCTCGTGGTGATCGCCGGAATCCTGGCGATCGCCACACTGGTCGGTGCCGTGGTGTTGGCGGTGCGGGTGGTGCGTACGCGACGACTGCTGACCGGGCTCGGCGCGGGCGGCAAGGTTGCCTTCTACGGTGCGCTGATCTACACGATCTTCCCGGTGGACGTGCTTCCGGATCCGATCTACCTGGACGACATGGGTGTCCTGGCCGCCGCGCTGATCTACCTCACCCGGCTGGTGCAGAAGCGCCGCGCGACCGGCAGCCAACTGGCCGATCAGCCGGGCGCCAACCCGGATCGGGACCGCGTCGGCCGCCGCATGCCATGA
- a CDS encoding WXG100 family type VII secretion target: MSEYTQRYQGSTHKELYDGVMAGEPEQIEGVATQWAELKGILDGVGRDLSGDLEKLGNTWTGSAGREFHRRLSLIVAHADALGEGMAGIKQGLTMMADHLRSAHKQAESPEETDDNDKAISGTIKGAVTFGLPGALVMGIAGHQQDKEEQEKAHQRMVNLVADLASSYEISAYDRVVDPPPPDPETPNRVNNETTTPQSVSAIARVSAGPTSTGANAHTGDATIARADRVAPPPSVGDSSVPGGHGSGTGGTPAVAIGPVGTGSGSDAPGTFLAGADPLVGGAMLTGGAAGLAGLSGATTAPTGAGTGPGLLFGAQGGAPAGGVLRTAALAGSGTSTPTPAARPTGGAPPADGRSASGVGRSIDGQRGGPGSGRGAGGNGGVLGRSGQSQDDDSDERLTWLTEDEMVWRDGGKAAPPVLGSGD; the protein is encoded by the coding sequence GTGTCTGAATACACCCAGCGCTATCAGGGCAGCACCCACAAAGAGCTGTACGACGGCGTGATGGCCGGCGAGCCGGAGCAGATCGAGGGCGTTGCCACCCAGTGGGCCGAGCTCAAGGGAATCCTCGACGGAGTCGGCCGGGACCTGAGCGGCGACCTCGAAAAGCTGGGCAACACCTGGACGGGCTCGGCAGGTCGGGAGTTCCATCGGCGACTCAGCCTGATCGTCGCTCACGCGGACGCGCTGGGCGAAGGGATGGCCGGCATCAAGCAGGGGCTGACCATGATGGCCGACCATCTGCGCAGCGCCCACAAGCAGGCCGAGAGCCCGGAGGAGACCGACGACAACGACAAGGCGATCTCCGGCACGATCAAGGGTGCGGTCACCTTCGGTCTGCCTGGCGCGCTGGTCATGGGCATCGCGGGTCACCAGCAGGACAAGGAAGAGCAGGAGAAGGCCCACCAGCGGATGGTGAACCTGGTGGCCGATCTGGCCAGCAGCTACGAAATCTCCGCCTACGACCGGGTGGTCGATCCGCCCCCGCCCGACCCGGAGACCCCGAACAGGGTCAACAACGAGACGACGACGCCGCAGAGCGTGTCGGCCATTGCCCGGGTGAGCGCCGGGCCCACCAGCACCGGTGCCAACGCGCACACCGGCGACGCGACCATCGCGAGGGCCGACCGCGTTGCCCCGCCGCCGTCCGTCGGTGACAGCTCGGTGCCGGGCGGGCATGGCTCGGGCACCGGTGGCACGCCGGCCGTCGCCATCGGCCCGGTCGGCACTGGCAGCGGCTCCGATGCCCCCGGCACGTTCCTCGCTGGTGCGGATCCGCTGGTCGGCGGCGCGATGCTCACCGGTGGTGCCGCCGGGTTGGCCGGCCTGTCCGGGGCGACCACCGCGCCCACTGGCGCCGGCACCGGCCCCGGCCTGCTCTTCGGAGCGCAAGGCGGGGCACCGGCCGGCGGGGTGCTGCGCACCGCGGCGCTCGCCGGTTCGGGCACCAGCACGCCTACCCCCGCAGCTCGTCCGACCGGTGGTGCGCCCCCGGCTGACGGTCGCTCCGCCAGCGGGGTCGGGCGCAGCATCGACGGCCAGCGTGGCGGGCCGGGCTCCGGCCGCGGGGCGGGGGGCAACGGTGGGGTGCTCGGCCGGAGCGGGCAATCTCAGGATGATGACTCCGATGAGCGGCTGACCTGGTTGACCGAGGACGAGATGGTGTGGCGGGACGGCGGGAAGGCCGCGCCCCCGGTGCTCGGCAGCGGCGACTGA
- the eccB gene encoding type VII secretion protein EccB gives MRTRRDQVQAYRFVTRRIVSALLSGDPETTNLPMRRLGMAVFGSVITAAVVLGGVGAYGQLTSRATPLKDQSLVIERETGATYVFLQGQLHPTLNYTSARLILNEPGAEVRTMSQASLRDQPRGLTLGIVGAPDALPDRKSLTGLPWSVCDVPDPIDPAHSSTRLVIDRALPGGVPLGDRAALVTVDEQRYLLTNNARLQVLDGDQTITALKLAGATQLRVGQQLLNAVPAGPPLRKPSLPGEGESSTRNVAGRPSTIGRVFKAAGRHYVLTREGLVPISEITALLMVRGGGAITEITPDQAGEFYVEQRVDEEGLPTTMPTIYQARSGQTTLCATYRAGSGGGPPVTTLEVFDRPPAELTASGPGPVPVPQTSRDAVRTAEAVLMPGGKGVIAQASPGAGTSGSGAAGSTIYLISPQGIRYPLGSAETLGVLGYGGVTPLAVPGSLLSLIPTGPTLDSEDAMAVFSPDGSAPAAPPPVAPPAAAPPSGGAGGGMPVRSTGSDS, from the coding sequence ATGCGGACCCGCCGCGATCAGGTGCAGGCGTACCGCTTCGTCACACGCCGGATCGTCTCCGCCTTGCTGTCGGGCGACCCGGAGACCACCAACCTGCCGATGCGACGGCTCGGCATGGCTGTCTTCGGCAGCGTCATCACCGCCGCCGTCGTGCTCGGCGGAGTGGGTGCCTACGGCCAGTTGACGTCCAGAGCCACACCGCTGAAGGACCAGAGCCTGGTCATCGAACGGGAGACCGGCGCGACGTACGTGTTCCTGCAAGGCCAGTTGCACCCGACGCTCAACTACACCTCGGCCCGCCTCATCCTGAACGAGCCGGGCGCCGAGGTGCGGACGATGTCCCAGGCGTCACTGCGGGACCAGCCGCGTGGGCTCACCCTCGGCATCGTCGGGGCACCGGACGCCCTGCCCGACCGCAAGTCGCTGACCGGGCTGCCCTGGTCGGTCTGCGACGTGCCCGACCCGATCGACCCCGCGCATTCCAGCACTCGGCTGGTCATCGACCGGGCGCTGCCCGGCGGCGTGCCGCTGGGCGACCGCGCGGCGCTGGTCACGGTGGACGAGCAGCGGTACCTCCTCACCAACAACGCACGACTCCAGGTGCTCGACGGGGACCAGACGATCACGGCGCTGAAGTTGGCCGGTGCCACGCAACTCCGGGTCGGGCAGCAACTGCTCAACGCCGTACCGGCCGGGCCGCCGCTGCGCAAGCCGTCGCTGCCCGGCGAGGGCGAGAGCAGCACGCGGAACGTGGCCGGCCGACCGTCCACCATCGGCCGGGTGTTCAAGGCCGCCGGGCGGCACTACGTGCTGACCCGGGAAGGTCTCGTCCCGATCAGTGAGATCACCGCTCTGCTGATGGTCCGCGGTGGCGGCGCGATCACCGAGATCACCCCGGATCAGGCTGGCGAATTCTATGTCGAGCAGCGGGTGGACGAGGAAGGGCTGCCGACCACGATGCCCACCATCTACCAGGCCAGGTCGGGTCAGACCACCCTCTGCGCGACGTACCGGGCAGGTAGCGGAGGTGGCCCGCCGGTCACCACCCTGGAGGTCTTCGACCGGCCGCCCGCCGAACTGACCGCGAGCGGTCCGGGCCCGGTGCCGGTGCCCCAGACCAGCCGGGATGCCGTACGCACCGCCGAGGCGGTGCTGATGCCCGGTGGCAAGGGTGTCATCGCGCAGGCCTCGCCCGGTGCCGGGACCAGCGGGTCCGGTGCCGCCGGGTCGACGATCTACCTGATCAGCCCGCAGGGGATCCGGTATCCACTCGGCTCGGCGGAGACGCTGGGCGTGCTCGGTTACGGCGGGGTCACCCCGTTGGCGGTGCCCGGCTCGCTGCTCTCACTGATCCCGACCGGTCCCACCCTGGACTCCGAGGACGCGATGGCCGTCTTCTCACCCGACGGGTCGGCCCCGGCCGCGCCGCCGCCGGTCGCACCACCCGCGGCCGCACCACCGAGCGGCGGGGCGGGCGGTGGGATGCCCGTCAGATCGACAGGGTCCGACAGCTGA